In Deltaproteobacteria bacterium, the genomic window CGGCGTTTCAACCGGGTCGTGGGACTGTCCCCCGGTCTGTATGCCCGGGGGCGGATTCGGACGCATCGGGCATGAACCACGGGCTCCACAACCTTTACCGCCACCCGCACGGGACAATGGCCAGAGCCCTGGCCCTGCTAGCGGCCACCCTCTTCCTGGTTTCCGGATGCCTGGGCGTCCCAGAAGGGATCACCCCGGTCCGGGAATTCGACATCGAACGCTATCTGGGGAAATGGTACGAAATTGCCCGACTGGATCACTCCTTCGAGCGAGGCCTGGACCTGGTCACGGCCGAATACTCGCTGCGCGAAGACGGCGGAGTCAGGGTCTTGAACAGGGGATTTTCCAAAGCCGAAGGGAAATGGAAGGAAGCCGAAGGCCGGGCGTATTTCGTGGGTGACACCGACCGGGGCCACCTCAAGGTGACCTTTTTCTGGCCCTTCCACGCCTCCTACGTCGTCTTCGAGCTGGACCGGGAGGAATACGGGAACGCCTTGGTCACCAGCACCAGCCGGGACTACCTCTGGCTTCTGTCCCGAACCCCGAACCCGGATCCGGCCGTGATCGAACGCTTCATGGCCCAAGCCTCGGAACATGGCTTCGACACCGGAGCCCTCATCTTCGTCCGCCACGACGTGGACCCGGACATCACCCCCGCTCGATGATCGTGGCCACGCCCTGCCCCCCGCCGATGCACGAGGCCGCGCACCCGATCCGACCCTGACAGACCTCGAGAATCCTGGCCAGGGTGCCAACCAGACGAACCCCCGTGGCCCCCATGGCGTGGCCGATAGCCAGGGCCCCGCCCATGACGTTGACCCGGTCCGGGTTCAGTCCCAATTCCCGGATGGCGTGAAGAACAACCACGCTGAAGGCCTCGTTGATCTCCCAATAGTCGATGTCTTCGGGCTGCAGCCCGGCCATGGCCAGTGCCCTCTTGGAGGCCGGTACCGGGGCCTTGCCCATGACCGTGGGGTCAACCCCGGCGAACCCGATGGAACGGATCCTGCCCAGGGGCTCGATCCCCTTGGCCCTGGCCCGCTCCGCCGACATGAGGACCATGGCCGCGGCTCCGGAATTGAGGGGCGAGGCGTTGCCGGCCGTGATCAATCCCTCTGGGTCGAAGGCCGGCTTAAGCCCGGCTAGACCCTCAAGGCTGGTGCCCGGCCGCACGGCTTGGTCCCGGTCCACGGTCAGAACGCTTCCATCGGCCTGCG contains:
- a CDS encoding acetyl-CoA C-acyltransferase; this translates as WDMPTTMVMGRTAEKLAREGGFSRRDLDAWAVRSHELAVKARESGFLTDEILPVRAPQADGSVLTVDRDQAVRPGTSLEGLAGLKPAFDPEGLITAGNASPLNSGAAAMVLMSAERARAKGIEPLGRIRSIGFAGVDPTVMGKAPVPASKRALAMAGLQPEDIDYWEINEAFSVVVLHAIRELGLNPDRVNVMGGALAIGHAMGATGVRLVGTLARILEVCQGRIGCAASCIGGGQGVATIIERG
- a CDS encoding lipocalin, translated to MARALALLAATLFLVSGCLGVPEGITPVREFDIERYLGKWYEIARLDHSFERGLDLVTAEYSLREDGGVRVLNRGFSKAEGKWKEAEGRAYFVGDTDRGHLKVTFFWPFHASYVVFELDREEYGNALVTSTSRDYLWLLSRTPNPDPAVIERFMAQASEHGFDTGALIFVRHDVDPDITPAR